Proteins encoded by one window of Lathyrus oleraceus cultivar Zhongwan6 chromosome 1, CAAS_Psat_ZW6_1.0, whole genome shotgun sequence:
- the LOC127101123 gene encoding metal tolerance protein 11: protein MVLFTAKVYASIRSGSLAIIASTLDSLLDLLSGFILWFTAFSMQTPNPYQYPIGKNRMQPLGILVFASVMATLGLQIILESVRTLIYTDNNFYLTRDQECWVMGIMLSVTLVKFMLMIYCRSFTNEIVKAYAQDHFFDVITNLIGLIAALLANYFDDWMDPVGAIILALYTIRTWSMTVLENVSSLVGRSAAPEYL from the coding sequence ATGGTTCTTTTTACTGCCAAAGTTTACGCATCAATCAGAAGTGGTTCCCTAGCCATCATTGCATCCACTCTAGACTCTCTGCTGGATCTCCTTTCAGGATTCATCTTATGGTTCACTGCATTTTCCATGCAAACACCGAATCCATATCAGTACCCTATTGGAAAGAATCGGATGCAACCATTGGGAATTCTTGTTTTTGCCTCTGTCATGGCAACACTAGGACTGCAAATAATTTTGGAGTCCGTCCGCACATTAATATACACTGATAATAACTTCTACTTGACCAGGGATCAGGAGTGCTGGGTTATGGGTATTATGCTCTCAGTGACTTTGGTGAAATTCATGCTGATGATTTATTGCCGCTCTTTCACTAATGAGATTGTTAAGGCTTATGCTCAAGATCACTTTTTTGATGTGATCACTAATTTGATCGGTCTCATTGCTGCACTTTTGGCCAATTATTTTGATGATTGGATGGATCCGGTCGGTGCTATCATTCTGGCTTTATACACAATTCGCACATGGTCAATGACAGTGTTGGAAAACGTGAGTTCCTTGGTTGGAAGATCAGCTGCACCAGAGTATCTTTAG